One window from the genome of Solea solea chromosome 2, fSolSol10.1, whole genome shotgun sequence encodes:
- the LOC131455488 gene encoding intermediate filament protein ON3-like, which produces MSQPGAYSSQSFSPSNTGAAKRQSQPSLNNINSTGKTREKEDMVGLNDKFVKLIDKVKNLEDENKKLDTKLKILKEQEAYEGKVDAVVRQLENELEQQIENLLHDQEKLQAELLKNQEELEDSKRRYEDEIVKKADVENDFIVTKKEVDEGHLEEVNLVLELEDLMGKLEFLRVGYDEEIKELESLVQNKTVILPDNSKRYLDMDEIVETVKNQYARVAARTREEAELWNQRKMDALVVSAGQHEQDVRELKREISDTQRLIQRLNGDMEVLIRKEESLKKDISSLRTEGDKNLEKAREDIAQLEEALKRAKHDLTGQIREHQELMNLKLALDIEIATYRKLLEGEEERMNQLLRLTDY; this is translated from the exons ATGTCTCAGCCAGGAGCTTACAGCAGCCAGTCCTTCTCACCCAGCAACACCGGAGCCGCCAAGAGACAGAGTCAACCCAGCCTCAACAACATCAACTCCACCGGCAAGACCAGAGAGAAGGAGGACATGGTGGGACTCAACGACAAGTTTGTCAAGTTGATCGACAAG GTGAAGAACCTGGAGGACGAGAATAAGAAGCTGGACACCAAGCTGAAGATCCTCAAGGAGCAGGAGGCGTACGAGGGCAAGGTGGATGCCGTCGTGAGGCAGCTGGAGAACGAGCTGGAGCAGCAGATCGAGAACCTGCTCCACGACCAGGAGAAGCTGCAGGCGGAGCTCCTTAAGAACCAGGAGGAGTTGGAGGACAGCAAGCGGCG GTATGAGGACGAGATTGTAAAGAAAGCTGATGTGGAGAATGATTTTATTGTCACCAAAAAG GAAGTAGATGAAGGTCACTTGGAGGAAGTAAACTTGGTTCTGGAGCTGGAAGACCTGATGGGAAAACTGGAATTTCTCAGAGTGGGATATGATGAg GAGATCAAAGAGCTGGAATCCCTGGTCCAGAACAAGACGGTGATTCTTCCTGACAACAGCAAACGGTACCTGGACATGGACGAGATCGTGGAGACTGTGAAGAACCAGTACGCCAGGGTGGCTGCTCGCACCAGAGAGGAGGCCGAGCTGTGGAACCAGAGGAag ATGGATGCCTTGGTGGTAAGTGCAGGACAACATGAGCAGGACGTGCGTGAATTGAAGAGGGAGATATCTGATACTCAGCGTCTCATCCAGAGACTCAATGGAGACATGGAAGTTCTCATAAGGAAG GAAGAATCTCTGAAGAAGGACATCAGCAGCTTGAGGACAGAAGGGGACAAAAACCTGGAAAAGGCGCGAGAGGACATCGCTCAGCTGGAGGAGGCTTTGAAGCGCGCCAAGCACGACCTGACCGGACAGATCAGAGAACACCAGGAGCTGATGAATCTGAAGCTGGCCTTGGACATCGAGATCGCCACGTACCGCAAGCTGCTGGAGGGCGAGGAAGAGAG AATGAACCAACTCCTGCGCCTCACAG ATTACTAA
- the LOC131455487 gene encoding keratin, type I cytoskeletal 18-like: MPSNTAASMFGGAGGRGSRASVASPQGLRDVLRKDSDRDYARAAPAAKAAPAAPAAPAAPAAPADDKQTLRGLNDRLSGFLDRVKQLREENENVEKQIDEILAKRRELEDRDWEEIEKPLDVLKNKLKDITMDNAKLLLQIDNTKMANNDFKDKADHEKKSREEMERDLDDLRKTAEETRLNCEQKHKEIVLVKDELVRLKLEHKDDVDVLREKIRESVVTVEIDSQNSNLAENLNKIRSQYDKLAQSNRQETDEWYQSKFENIKVEEAQNVEVMNSGKRALKDLRKDKQILEIKIQGLQSTIQNLEETLRNTGDENGQRLAPLNKVILELADELEKVRSQVERQVETNQDLLCVKMKLESEINNYQQLILGMTIDTNSLEFSLDEALQSEQQMPDNVVPEQQGEVKEEAIMKQESRPANKSITEEEEEEEETPAEAEVAGDIIEVAAQNHKKKSKKPKTKKSSSSSSSSSSSSSSSSSESEKEDEKLKLDL, translated from the exons ATGCCTTCAAACACCGCCGCCAGCATGTTCGGGGGAGCCGGGGGACGAGGCTCCAGAGCGTCCGTGGCGAGTCCGCAGGGGCTGCGCGACGTCCTGCGCAAAGACAGCGACAGAGACTACGCACGGGCCGCTCCTGCCGCTAAGGCAGCACCTGCCGCGCCCGCCGCGCCTGCCGCGCCTGCCGCCCCCGCGGATGACAAGCAGACACTGCGCGGTCTGAACGACCGACTGTCCGGGTTCCTGGACCGAGTGAAACAGCTGAGGGAGGAGAACGAGAACGTGGAAAAACAGATCGATGAGATTTTGGCCAAGAGGAGAGAACTTGAGGACCGGGACTGGGAGGAGATAGAGAAACCTCTGGATGTCCTCAAGAACAAG ttaAAAGACATCACCATGGATAACGCCAAGCTGCTACTCCAGATTGACAACACCAAAATGGCCAACAATGACTTCAAGGACAA GGCggatcatgaaaaaaagtcccGTGAGGAAATGGAACGCGACCTGGACGACCTGAGGAAGACTGCTGAGGAAACCAGGCTGAACTGCGAGCAGAAACACAAGGAGATTGTGTTGGTGAAGGACGAGCTTGTTCGCCTCAAGCTGGAACACAAGGAT GATGTGGACGTCTTGCGTGAGAAGATCAGGGAGTCCGTGGTGACGGTCGAGATCGATTCTCAGAATTCCAACCTGGCTGAGAATCTCAACAAGATCCGCAGCCAGTATGATAAACTAGCCCAGAGTAACCGGCAGGAGACTGATGAGTGGTACCAGAGCAAG tttgaaaacatcAAGGTGGAGGAGGCCCAAAATGTGGAAGTCATGAATTCTGGAAAGAGAGCGCTTAAGGATCTGcgcaaagacaaacaaatcctGGAAATTAAAATCCAGGGTTTGCAGAGCACG ATCCAAAATCTGGAGGAGACCCTGCGGAACACGGGAGATGAGAATGGCCAGCGGCTGGCACCTCTCAACAAGGTGATCCTGGAGCTGGCGGATGAGCTGGAGAAGGTGAGGTCACAGGTGGAGCGCCAGGTGGAAACCAACCAGGACCTGCTGTGTGTCAAGATGAAGTTAGAGTCGGAAATCAATAACTACCAGCAGCTGATCCTTGGGATGACCATTGACACTAACAG CTTGGAGTTCTCTTTAGACGAAGCACTGCAGAGTG AGCAACAAATGCCTGACAATGTGGTGCCCGAACAGCAGGGGGAAGTAAAAGAAGAAGCCATAATGAAGCAAGAAAGCCGCCCTGCTAATAAATCTAtcaccgaggaggaggaggaggaggaggagactccAGCTGAAGCAGAGGTGGCAGGAGACATCATCGAAGTCGCAGCCCAAAACcataagaaaaaaagcaaaaagcctAAAACTAAGAAgagttcttcctcctcctcctcctcctcttcctcttcttcttcttcctcctctgagtCCGAGAAAGAAGATGAAAAGCTAAAACTTGATCTTTAA